Proteins encoded in a region of the Cytobacillus pseudoceanisediminis genome:
- a CDS encoding thiazole synthase: MLKIGPYEFNSRLLLGTGKYPNFDVQKEAVEASETEVLTFAVRRMNIFEANQPNFLEKLDLKKYKLLPNTAGAKTAEEAVRIARLSKASGLCDMIKVEVIGCRKTLLPDPVETLKAAEILLYEGFIVLPYTSDDVVLARKLEELGCHAVMPCASPIGSGQGIINPVNLQFIIQQAAVPIIVDAGIGSPADAALAMELGADGVLLNTAVSSAKDPVKMAQAMKLAIEAGRLGYEAGRMPQKRYASASSPAEGMIFS, encoded by the coding sequence TTGTTGAAAATTGGACCTTATGAATTTAACTCCAGGCTGCTGCTCGGAACAGGAAAATATCCAAACTTTGATGTGCAAAAGGAAGCTGTAGAAGCTTCTGAAACAGAGGTGCTTACGTTTGCTGTACGCCGTATGAACATTTTCGAAGCGAACCAGCCCAACTTTTTGGAAAAGCTGGATTTAAAGAAATATAAATTACTGCCTAATACGGCCGGAGCAAAGACAGCCGAGGAAGCTGTGCGGATTGCCAGGCTATCCAAAGCTTCCGGGCTGTGCGACATGATAAAGGTTGAGGTAATCGGCTGCAGAAAAACACTTTTGCCTGATCCGGTAGAAACACTAAAAGCGGCGGAAATCCTATTATACGAGGGATTTATTGTCCTGCCGTATACTTCTGATGATGTTGTGCTTGCCAGAAAGCTGGAAGAACTGGGCTGCCACGCGGTCATGCCTTGTGCTTCGCCAATTGGTTCCGGGCAGGGAATTATCAACCCTGTTAATCTCCAATTTATTATTCAGCAGGCTGCAGTCCCGATTATTGTGGATGCTGGAATTGGGAGCCCGGCAGATGCGGCATTGGCAATGGAGCTGGGAGCAGATGGAGTCTTATTAAATACGGCTGTTTCCTCTGCAAAAGACCCTGTTAAAATGGCACAAGCAATGAAACTGGCCATTGAAGCAGGGCGATTGGGCTATGAAGCAGGCAGGATGCCCCAAAAACGTTATGCATCAGCAAGCAGCCCGGCGGAAGGAATGATTTTTAGTTGA
- the thiS gene encoding sulfur carrier protein ThiS: MNIVINGDAMVLPETVNSVSRLLEHFHLEKKVVIVELNQRILDKSTHAETILTDGDRIEIVHFVGGG; encoded by the coding sequence ATGAATATTGTCATTAACGGAGATGCTATGGTGCTGCCGGAAACAGTTAATTCTGTTTCACGCCTGCTCGAGCACTTTCATTTGGAGAAAAAGGTAGTCATTGTCGAACTAAACCAGCGTATTTTGGATAAATCCACGCATGCTGAAACCATTCTGACAGATGGGGATCGAATCGAAATTGTACACTTTGTAGGAGGCGGATGA
- the thiO gene encoding glycine oxidase ThiO, whose protein sequence is MRKIYDAVIVGGGINGSSIAFQLAKRGYKVAVLDKGKIAGKASGAAAGILGAQTELAEDGPLFQLACKSRSMYRILIPELEDLSQVHIGYQNKGVYKVAANKEEGQTLKRLIESQQKAGEQAEWFSIDDLIKREPFVSNKLRGAMYIPNDGQVQAYELSLAFAKASIALGAEIYEYTHVSDFILKDEKVYGVRTSQGEFLADSVIVASGAWSRGILERTGLSLPIIPVKGECFSVIPEKPLVQGTIFSHGCYIVPKQSGRLVVGATVKVNSFDEKVTLEGISSLMEKAQNLVPDIAKAEWERAWTGIRPQSADGQPFLGEHPVYRGLYIAAGHFRNGILLAPATGVLMADILEGKTEQPNPFGLSRLEGLVHSSKGVLL, encoded by the coding sequence ATGAGGAAAATTTATGACGCCGTTATAGTTGGCGGTGGCATTAACGGAAGCTCCATTGCTTTTCAATTGGCTAAAAGAGGGTATAAAGTGGCCGTTTTGGATAAGGGTAAAATAGCCGGCAAGGCTTCCGGAGCGGCAGCTGGAATTTTAGGAGCCCAAACGGAACTGGCTGAAGACGGCCCGCTATTTCAGCTGGCATGCAAAAGCCGCTCCATGTACCGGATCCTGATTCCTGAACTGGAAGATTTATCACAAGTGCATATTGGCTATCAAAATAAGGGTGTATATAAAGTGGCGGCTAATAAAGAGGAGGGGCAGACATTAAAAAGATTGATAGAAAGCCAGCAAAAAGCGGGTGAGCAGGCCGAATGGTTTTCGATTGATGACCTGATCAAACGTGAACCATTCGTATCAAATAAATTGAGGGGGGCCATGTATATACCGAATGACGGACAGGTTCAGGCATATGAATTGTCCCTTGCCTTTGCAAAAGCTTCAATAGCCCTTGGCGCAGAAATATATGAGTATACACATGTATCAGATTTTATTTTAAAAGATGAAAAGGTTTATGGGGTCAGAACCAGCCAGGGAGAATTTTTGGCAGATTCCGTTATTGTTGCTTCCGGGGCATGGAGCAGGGGAATTCTTGAAAGAACGGGCCTTTCGCTGCCCATTATCCCGGTTAAAGGCGAGTGCTTCTCGGTGATACCTGAAAAACCGCTTGTACAAGGGACGATCTTTTCACATGGATGCTATATCGTTCCGAAGCAATCTGGGAGATTAGTAGTTGGAGCGACCGTTAAGGTCAATTCATTTGATGAGAAGGTGACCCTTGAGGGGATATCCTCGCTGATGGAAAAGGCGCAAAACCTTGTTCCGGATATAGCGAAGGCTGAATGGGAGCGGGCCTGGACAGGAATTCGTCCGCAATCGGCTGATGGCCAGCCTTTTTTAGGAGAACATCCTGTTTATAGAGGGTTATATATTGCGGCCGGCCATTTTCGGAATGGAATCCTCCTTGCCCCGGCAACAGGCGTACTGATGGCAGACATCCTCGAAGGAAAAACGGAGCAGCCTAACCCATTTGGGCTGTCCCGTCTTGAAGGTTTAGTCCATTCGTCAAAAGGGGTGCTTTTATGA
- a CDS encoding thiamine phosphate synthase, whose translation MRKQLHVISDGKLSLEAFAEIAGEVEPFADRFHLREKHRTSRELYEGVKLLCNEGIPIHKIVINDRVDVAWACKTGAHLAFHSLPVRVVKTHFLDMPIGCSVHSSEEAEEAAKQGADYILFGHIFETDSKKGIPPRGTGSLEALKKAVEIPVMAIGGIKPERVPEVLEAGADGIAVMSGILQAKDPAEAAKLFSKKLNEEGKK comes from the coding sequence ATGAGGAAACAGCTGCATGTTATATCAGATGGAAAGCTATCTCTAGAGGCTTTTGCTGAGATAGCAGGTGAAGTGGAACCCTTTGCAGACAGGTTCCACTTGAGGGAAAAGCATCGAACCTCAAGGGAGCTATATGAAGGAGTTAAGCTGCTTTGTAATGAGGGAATCCCCATTCATAAAATTGTTATAAATGATCGGGTGGATGTTGCATGGGCATGTAAAACAGGTGCCCATCTTGCTTTTCACAGCCTTCCAGTCCGTGTTGTCAAAACGCATTTTCTAGATATGCCCATCGGATGTTCCGTACATTCTTCTGAAGAAGCAGAAGAGGCTGCAAAACAGGGGGCTGATTATATCCTGTTTGGGCACATATTTGAAACCGACTCCAAGAAGGGAATCCCGCCAAGGGGCACTGGGTCACTGGAGGCTCTTAAAAAGGCAGTAGAAATTCCGGTAATGGCAATTGGAGGCATTAAACCAGAGAGAGTCCCTGAGGTCTTGGAGGCGGGGGCAGATGGCATTGCTGTAATGTCAGGGATTTTGCAGGCAAAGGACCCTGCAGAGGCAGCGAAGCTCTTTTCAAAAAAGTTAAATGAGGAGGGGAAAAAATGA
- a CDS encoding bifunctional metallophosphatase/5'-nucleotidase → MRVLFTLILFSFLGMPLFSGQPAEKEQGDQQGLSEEYHGHVEERTEAPYKQIQLLGINDFHGQLNVTRQVNGRPAGRADYLAAYLRQRASENKNTLLLHAGDMIGASPPVSALLRDEPTIEFLNKMGFDIGTIGNHEFDRGSDELLRLLSGSSPSAAKVYSGSHFPWIAANVISQKSGKPFLPPYKIVNVSGIPIGFIGVITKETSAITAPNSVKDLIFTDEAEAINKYARELKKQGVRAIVVLAHVPGKSEPNGEHARGPLIELAHQADDEVDIIFGGHSHAYLNSVVDGKLLVQAYSYGTAFSDVDIEIDPQTKDIVRKHAEIVNVFQENIQPASDITRMIESYERKVEPSVNRYIGTAAIPITAEQNRSGESALGNLIADSQRAVMNTDFAFINPGGIRANIDAGRVTWGNLYVVLPFSNHLVKMNLTGSQIRDVLNQQWQPNSTRILQISGFSYSWYDSQPSGEKVKDIYLPDGTKLDSDKIYSVTVNTYLADGGDNFTVFRKGTNRVTGPSDIDALVDYIQNSAQPFSSAIEGRIKRID, encoded by the coding sequence ATGAGAGTACTTTTCACCCTTATTTTATTTAGCTTCCTGGGAATGCCTCTATTCAGCGGACAGCCCGCTGAAAAAGAACAAGGGGATCAGCAGGGTCTTTCGGAAGAATATCACGGCCATGTTGAAGAACGTACAGAAGCACCATACAAGCAAATTCAATTGCTGGGCATTAATGATTTCCATGGGCAGCTGAATGTCACTCGGCAGGTTAACGGCAGACCGGCAGGACGCGCTGATTACCTCGCTGCCTATTTGCGGCAGCGTGCTTCTGAAAATAAAAACACCCTTTTGCTGCATGCTGGCGACATGATTGGAGCTAGCCCGCCAGTATCCGCTCTTCTGCGGGATGAACCGACTATTGAATTTTTGAATAAGATGGGGTTTGATATCGGAACTATCGGTAATCATGAATTTGATCGAGGATCTGATGAACTGCTTCGCCTGCTAAGTGGCAGCAGCCCTTCAGCGGCAAAAGTTTATTCCGGTTCCCATTTCCCATGGATTGCAGCCAATGTCATCAGTCAAAAGTCAGGCAAGCCCTTTCTTCCTCCATATAAAATAGTAAACGTTAGCGGGATCCCAATTGGATTTATCGGAGTCATCACGAAAGAAACATCGGCTATTACCGCGCCAAACAGTGTGAAAGATCTGATCTTCACCGATGAAGCTGAAGCCATCAACAAGTATGCCCGAGAACTTAAAAAACAAGGAGTAAGAGCCATTGTGGTACTAGCGCATGTTCCTGGAAAATCAGAACCAAATGGTGAGCATGCAAGAGGCCCGTTAATAGAGTTGGCCCATCAGGCGGATGACGAAGTGGACATTATTTTCGGAGGCCATAGTCATGCCTATCTGAACAGTGTGGTAGATGGAAAGCTTCTTGTGCAGGCCTACTCATATGGCACTGCCTTTTCTGATGTAGATATAGAAATAGATCCCCAGACAAAGGATATTGTCCGCAAACACGCTGAAATTGTGAATGTTTTTCAAGAGAATATCCAGCCCGCAAGCGACATAACCAGGATGATCGAGAGCTATGAAAGAAAAGTTGAACCCTCGGTGAACAGATATATTGGCACTGCTGCCATTCCAATCACAGCCGAACAAAACAGAAGCGGTGAATCAGCCCTGGGCAATCTTATTGCCGATTCCCAGCGGGCAGTGATGAACACAGATTTCGCTTTCATCAATCCGGGAGGAATCCGGGCAAACATTGACGCCGGCAGAGTTACATGGGGAAACTTATATGTCGTCCTCCCCTTCAGCAATCACCTTGTCAAAATGAACCTAACAGGCAGCCAAATTCGTGATGTCCTTAATCAGCAATGGCAGCCAAATTCAACAAGAATTCTTCAGATTTCCGGCTTCTCTTATTCCTGGTATGACAGCCAGCCTTCCGGTGAAAAAGTAAAAGATATTTATCTTCCTGACGGAACAAAATTGGATTCGGACAAGATCTATTCGGTCACTGTAAATACCTATCTCGCTGATGGCGGAGACAATTTTACAGTATTCCGAAAAGGGACGAACAGAGTGACCGGACCAAGTGATATAGATGCACTAGTGGACTATATACAGAATTCAGCACAGCCATTCAGCTCCGCGATTGAGGGACGCATAAAAAGAATAGACTGA